The Candidatus Thermokryptus mobilis genome contains the following window.
ACTCTCCTTTTTTTTGAAAAAAATTTCTAAAAAAGCTTGAAATTTCAAAGTGATTTATATCACAATCAATAATTTATCCCAAGAACTTTAAATATGAATGCGTAAATATCCGCTTGCTCCTCAATTATTTTTGAAGTTGGCTTTCCAGCACCATGTCCTGCTTTTGTTTCTACCCTGAGCAAAATCGGTGTATCACCCGCGTTTGCAGATTGAAGCGTTGCTGTAAATTTATAGGCGTGCAAAGGAACAACCCTATCATCGTGATCAGCCGTTGTTATAATGGTTGGCGGATAAACAACACCCTTCTTAACATTGTGAAGCGGTGAATACGCATAAAGAAACTTGAAATGTTCAGGATTTGCCTCCGCATTCCCATATTCAGGAACCCAATACCTACCCACGGTAAATTTGTGATATCTGAGCATATCAATCACAGGAACTTCACAAACCACCGCACCGAATAAATCGGGTCTTTGAACCATACACGCAGCTACAAGCAATCCCCCATTGCTCCTTCCATTGATAACGAGTTTCTTTGAATTTGTATAACCGTTTTTAATTAACCACTCACCAGCGGAGATGAAATCATTGAAGACATTTTGTTTTTTATCAAGCATTCCCGCCTGATGCCATTCCTCACCATATTCGCTCCCACCTCGCAAATTGGCTACTGCATAAATCCCACCTATCTCAAGCCAAAGCAACCTTATAGCTGAAAACGACGGCAT
Protein-coding sequences here:
- a CDS encoding prolyl oligopeptidase family serine peptidase, which codes for MNVYRYDFKTEKLELFFESKLKNFNAGDYVVKQVFYESKDGVKVPMYVVHKKDLKLDGNNPALLYGYGGFNISIMPSFSAIRLLWLEIGGIYAVANLRGGSEYGEEWHQAGMLDKKQNVFNDFISAGEWLIKNGYTNSKKLVINGRSNGGLLVAACMVQRPDLFGAVVCEVPVIDMLRYHKFTVGRYWVPEYGNAEANPEHFKFLYAYSPLHNVKKGVVYPPTIITTADHDDRVVPLHAYKFTATLQSANAGDTPILLRVETKAGHGAGKPTSKIIEEQADIYAFIFKVLGINY